The nucleotide window TGGAAGAAAAGGCAAAACATCATTTAAAACAGGCCGGGAAAACAGATGCCGGGGAATCGCAGTTTTTGAGCCATGTTTATTCCGCTTTAGTGGCGTTTATTCTGGCTAAGGGGAAAAAAAGAGGCGAAACCGTGACCATACAGGAAGCCCGGGGTATTTTAAGCGATGCCCATGTGGATACTGCCTCAATTGAACAGGTTGTGGAGCTGCTTGACACCATAGAATCGGTTCGGTTCGGAGGAACCAAGATTCATGAAATTAAACCAGATGCCCTGTTGTCAAAAACAAAACAGATATTGAAATTGTTCTGCCTTGCCCTGTTCTGCATGGGACTGTTCTCTTTTGTTCCGCAAAGAGCAATGGCCGATCCTGCAACCACTTTTATGGACGCAGTTAAAAATTATAAGGCCGGTCATTTCCAGCAGGCTGCCATGCAGTTTGAAACCGTTGCAAAAAATCACATCAAAAACCCCTATCTTTTTTATAATGTTGCAAATTCCTATCTGAAAGCCAATGACATAGGTCGTGCCGTCCTCTGGTATGAACGGGCATTGGTTTTGGCTCCTAATGATCCCGACCTGAGATTCAACCTTGAATATGCCAACAGCCTTGTGAAAGATAAAAAAGAGTCTTCTGTGAATATCATGGATGTTCTTTTTTTCTGGGATAAACTGATTTCTGTGAAAACACTTCAGATCACATCTGTGTTCCTCTCTTTTGTTTTTTTTGCATGGGCAGCTGTCAGGGTGGTACAACAACAAAAGGTGTTTTCAGGGACAGGTGTTTTTATCTGTTCCGTATTTATCATTGTTACCTCTATCACCTGCGTGAATTTTTATAAACAATCTGCAAACCTTGCCGCCGTTATTGTGGCCGATGAAGTGGCTGTGCGCTCAGGGGTTACGGATAAATCCACAAAATTGTTCAGCCTCCATGCCGGAACCAAGGTCAGAGTTGAAGAACAAAGAAACGGGTATGTGAAAATAGTTTTTTCAAAGGGCATGGTCGGCTGGATTAAAGTCAAACAAGCCCTTATTATTTAGTGTGATCTCATGTAAATGGATTGTCCTGTTGACTGTTTGAGCTGATTGACTTCATCAAAACTAGCTGCTAATTTGTTTTTATATGATTGTTTTTTTTAAATCTTAAAATAACAGGAGGGTGCCATGGAAAGAAATGTCCTTGTTCCGGTGGCCCAGGGGACGGAGGAAATGGAGGCCATCACCATTATTGATGTTCTTCGAAGGGCAGGTGCGAATGTTGTTGTCGCGTCTGTGGATGAAATCATGATTAAAGCGTCAAAGGGAATCGAATTTAAGGCGGACAAACTGATCCAAGATTGCATGGAGGAAGAATTCGATTTGATTGTCCTTCCTGGCGGAATTCCTGGAGCCCAGAATCTTCGCAATTCAACCGAACTTGAAATTCTGCTTAAAAAACAGGCAAAACTTGAAAAATATTATGCAGCCATCTGTGCCTCTCCGGCCGTTGTCCTGCATCACCACGGGCTTGTCACTCCCGGTCGTGTAACTTGTCATCCCGGGTTTGTGGATCAGATTGATAATGGAAATATTATTGAATCCAATGTTGTGGTGGACGCCAACTGTATCACCAGCAGGGGAGCGGGAACCGCCTGTGAGTTTGCATTAAAGCTTGTTGAACTGCTCTATTCAAAAGAAAAGAAAGAGGAAGTGATGCAGGGTCTTGCAATGCTGGTTGAGTGACAGCTAAGTTATGGTTGAGCAATGGTTGCAAAAATGAGTATTAAAAAATTTGACTGGGAAGATTTTTTCAATAGGCATCGAGCTGAGATAACGCTTGAGTGGAAAAAAAGGCTCAAGTATCATGTGTCCAGAAATTATGAACTCAGATCCCTTGACGAGTTGCGGGTTACCACGGAAATGGCCTATGATGCGAGTTGCAGCATGATAGTTTGCAATGACCATGCTCTGATTAATCGATTTATTGATGAAATCAGCAATATTCGTCTGGAAGAGGGATTTCGGCTGGATGATGTTCAAAAAGCATTTGAACTTTTTCGCAAACTTATTGTTCCCGCTCTCATAAAAGAATCGCCAAGAGAACTGTTGTGTGAAAATATTGAAGCGGTTAATACAGCTCTTTCGTATACCATTAACCGGTTCAGCTCCGATTTTCAAAAAAAGCATGAAAAATATCTGAAAGACTATGCCCAGCAGCTTGAAAAAGATGTGGCGTCAAGAACTGTGGAACTAAAGGAATCAGAGCATAAGTATAAAACCCTGGTTGAAGAGATCAGTGACGGATTTCTGGTGCTGGATAAAGATCGGATTGCCTTTGTGAATCAGGCTTTCTGCGGGATGCATGGATGCCGGATCAAAGAGCCTCTGCAGGCTTCGTTTTTGTCTTTTGTTTCAAAAAAAAGCCATGAAAAAGTAAATGCGATTATTTCCAGGGGGATAAACAAGTGTGCGGAGCCGGAAGCTTTTGAGTATCTGAGATTAACTAAGGACAAAAAATGCCTGCCAACGGAAATAAATTTCAGGCCGTCCCGTTTCGGGGGCAGAGATTATAACCTTTGTATTGTAAGGGATATTACCAAACGGGTTGAGACGGAGAAGAAAAGCAGGGAAATGGAGCGCATGGCCTATATCGGGCAATTGACAGCATCGCTTTCCCATGAGATCAGAAATCCGCTGTCATCGGTAAAAATGAATCTTCAGATTCTGGGCAAGAATATGATTTTAAAAGGCAATGACAGAAAACGCATTCAAATATCAGAACGGGAGATTAACCGGCTTGAAGGCATTTTAAAACAATTGCTTGATTTTGCAAAACCAGTGTCATTAAAGTTTGACATGGTTGACATCAATGATATTGTCCGTTCCTGTGTTGAATTGTTGGAAATGAAGTTTCATAGAAAAAGCATTGAGTGTGAAATTAAACTTGACCCTGGCTTAAAAGAATTTCTTGCTGATAAAGGCAAAATTGAACAAATAATTATCAATTTTCTTTTAAATGCCTTGGACTCAGTGGATGATTTCGGGATTATAAGGGTTTTAACGGCTGTAAAAAAACAAAACGGCACACCCTGTGCCATGATACGGGTTGAAGATAACGGCAAAGGAATTTCAAGAGATTTGCTTCCCCATATTTTCGAGCCCTTTTATACGACCAAGACAAATGGAACCGGCCTTGGTCTTGCCAATGTAAAACAGATTGCAACTGCCCATGGGGGAAGGGTAAGGGTAATTGATTTGAAAAATTCAGGGACCGCTTTTGAGGTCTTTTTACCCATGGGAGAAATAAATGGCTAATCTTTTGATTGTGGATGA belongs to Desulfobacula toluolica Tol2 and includes:
- a CDS encoding DJ-1 family glyoxalase III is translated as MERNVLVPVAQGTEEMEAITIIDVLRRAGANVVVASVDEIMIKASKGIEFKADKLIQDCMEEEFDLIVLPGGIPGAQNLRNSTELEILLKKQAKLEKYYAAICASPAVVLHHHGLVTPGRVTCHPGFVDQIDNGNIIESNVVVDANCITSRGAGTACEFALKLVELLYSKEKKEEVMQGLAMLVE
- a CDS encoding two-component system sensor histidine kinase NtrB, with the translated sequence MSIKKFDWEDFFNRHRAEITLEWKKRLKYHVSRNYELRSLDELRVTTEMAYDASCSMIVCNDHALINRFIDEISNIRLEEGFRLDDVQKAFELFRKLIVPALIKESPRELLCENIEAVNTALSYTINRFSSDFQKKHEKYLKDYAQQLEKDVASRTVELKESEHKYKTLVEEISDGFLVLDKDRIAFVNQAFCGMHGCRIKEPLQASFLSFVSKKSHEKVNAIISRGINKCAEPEAFEYLRLTKDKKCLPTEINFRPSRFGGRDYNLCIVRDITKRVETEKKSREMERMAYIGQLTASLSHEIRNPLSSVKMNLQILGKNMILKGNDRKRIQISEREINRLEGILKQLLDFAKPVSLKFDMVDINDIVRSCVELLEMKFHRKSIECEIKLDPGLKEFLADKGKIEQIIINFLLNALDSVDDFGIIRVLTAVKKQNGTPCAMIRVEDNGKGISRDLLPHIFEPFYTTKTNGTGLGLANVKQIATAHGGRVRVIDLKNSGTAFEVFLPMGEING